A section of the Ciona intestinalis chromosome 4, KH, whole genome shotgun sequence genome encodes:
- the LOC100182708 gene encoding inositol hexakisphosphate and diphosphoinositol-pentakisphosphate kinase 2 isoform X4: MDDSNTPTDDFDSDIDNFNDLQFHQQKQIIVGICAMAKKTKSKPMQEILNRLQLFEYIHINIFDEDDVMNKPVSEWPHCDCLISFQSSGFPLKKAVEYTELRQPFLINDLETQFAIQDRREVYNILRKNGIETPRYALCDRSTGKGGNFEEYEDHIVVGNEVFHKPFVEKPIDAEDHNIHIYYPSSAGGGCQKLFRKIGNRSSQYSTQSCVRRTGSYIYEDFMPTDGTDVKVYTVGADYAHAEARKSPALDGKVERDSEGKEVRFPVILSAKEKLIARQVCLAFKQTVCGFDFLRAHGKSFVCDVNGFSFVKNSMKYYDDCAKVLGNIIMRDLAPQFHIPWSITTDAEDIPIVPTTSGSMMELRCVIAIIRHGDRTPKQKMKMEVRHQKFFDLFTKYNGHKTGKLKLKRPKQLQEVLDVARWLLVEPNAILKEKQHKVEQLKSVLEMYGHFSGINRKVQFKYMSSSRNVTSSSEDVSTDQQSYSGPSLLLILKWGGELTPAGRMQAEELGRAFRCMYPGGQVSGEVTGDYAGFPGCGLLRLHSTYRHDLKIYASDEGRVQMTAAAFAKGLLALEGELTPILVQMVKSANMNGLLDNEGDNLSDCQQNLLHRDEDCNDLVGRKQSVVKTKLQELLNKKGAITEEDIKQIAPLPSQSINKAISYLSNPLEKCAQMYKLMKSFTSQLRAKVASVSDKVQLYHNESLEVMLQRWTKLERDFKLKDDTYDISKIPDIYDCIKYDLQHNGALMVEYAELYKISKALADVVIPQEYGMTKSEKLEIALGFCVPLLKKIKVDLQRNLEEDTYRLNPRYSRGVLSPGRHVRTRLYFTSESHIHSLLTALQYGALCDIEIDEQWKRAMEYVDAVSELNYMTQIVIMLYEDPSEPPQSEKRFHIELHFSPGAKGTQPDDSFPQGGGFRPSSRPPSRAHSPHNISPERRVLDEKHNSRLKTQTPDESAATPFTIGDDSDVEDIKEDNDGDDEDDNDVGETSDAVRAFLRKSKPHRSAPPPAVHIKQQEVARKYSGRLHRPSQLYEDVYATNLLRQYGVQGGLGSQSSLFSNRVLAGTSSSVPSLQKGNETTFERKLSATDLTECIDGHSMAPSIRPLETLHNSLSLKQMNDFLDKVVQMENIKHSK; encoded by the exons ATGGATGACAGTAACACCCCAACCGATGACTTTGACTCTGACATTGATAATTTTAATGAT ttaCAGTTTCACCAGCAGAAACAAATCATTGTTGGAATTTGTGCAATGGCcaagaaaacaaaatcaaaaccaATGCAAGAAATATTGAATCGGTTGCAGCTTTTCGAATATATTCATATCAATATATTTGATGAAGATGATGTTATGAATAAACCTGTATCTGAATGGCCACACTGCGACTGCCTTATTTCATTTCAGTCAAGTG GGTTTCCACTCAAAAAAGCAGTGGAATATACTGAACTGCGTCAGCCATTTTTGATCAATGACTTGGAAACACAGTTTGCGATTCAGGACAGACGagaagtttataatattttgagaAAAAATGGAATTGAAACTCCACGCTATGCACTTTGTGATAGAAGCACTGGAAAAG GCGGCAATTTTGAGGAATATGAAGATCACATTGTAGTTGGGAATGAGGTTTTTCATAAACCATTTGTTGAGAAGCCTATAGATGCTGAAGATCACAACATACATATTTACTATCCTTCCTCTGCTGGTGGTGGATGCCAGAAGCTGTTTCGAAAA ATTGGGAACCGTAGCAGTCAATATTCAACACAAAGTTGCGTAAGACGTACTggttcatatatatatgaagatTTCATGCCAACTGATGGAACAGATGTGAAG GTGTACACAGTAGGGGCTGACTATGCTCACGCTGAAGCTCGTAAATCACCTGCACTTGATGGTAAAGTAGAAAGAGACAGTGAGGGTAAAGAAGTGAGATTCCCTGTCATTTTATCAGCCAAGGAGAAACTTATTGCAAGACAAGTTTGCCTTGCTTTCAAG CAAACAGTTTGTGGGTTTGATTTCCTTCGAGCTCATGGCAAGTCATTTGTATGTGATGTCAATGGCTTCAGTTTTGTAAAGAATTCAATGAAATATTACGACGACTGTGCAAAAGTTTTGGg GAACATTATAATGAGAGACTTGGCACCTCAGTTCCATATACCATGGTCCATTACAACAGATGCTGAAGATATACCAATAGTACCAACCACTTCTGGATCTAT gATGGAATTACGTTGTGTGATAGCAATTATAAGGCACGGAGATCGGACACCAAAACAAAAGATGAAAATGGAAGTTAGACATCAAAA GTTCTTCGACCTTTTCACGAAATACAACGGTCACAAGACAGGAAAATTGAAGTTAAAACGACCAAAGCAACTTCAAGAAGTGTTAGATGTTGCTCGTTGGTTGCTTGTGGAACCAAAtgctattttaaaagaaaaacaacataaagTAGAACAACTTAAAAGTGTTTTGGAAAT GTATGGACACTTCTCTGGCATAAACAGGAAAGTTCAATTCAAGTACATGTCATCAAGTAGAAATGTGACGTCAAGTTCAGAAGATG TTTCCACAGACCAGCAGTCATATAGTGGGCCATCTTTACTTCTAATATTAAAATGGGGAGGAGAACTAACACCAGCAGGTCGTATGCAAGCAGAAGAATTAGGTCGAGCATTCCGTTGCATGTATCCTGGTGGACAAG TCAGTGGAGAAGTAACAG GTGATTATGCTGGTTTCCCTGGCTGTGGATTGCTACGTTTACACAGCACATACCGACATGACCTTAAAATATATGCTTCTGATGAAGGCAGGGTGCAAATGACAGCTGCTGCTTTTGCAAAG GGTTTGCTTGCTCTTGAAGGCGAACTTACACCTATCCTTGTGCAGATGGTTAAGAGTGCTAACATGAATGGGTTGTTGGACAATGAAGGCGACAACTTAAGTGACTGCCAACAAAA CCTTCTTCACAGAGATGAGGATTGCAATGATCTGGTTGGACGAAAGCAATCTGT GGTGAAAACCAAACTGCAAGAACTACTGAACAAGAAGGGAGCTATAACGGAAGAAGACATCAAACAG aTTGCCCCCCTACCCTCACAATCTATAAACAAAGCAATCAGCTATCTCTCCAATCCACTGGAGAAATGTGCACAGATGTATAAACTAATGAAGTCATTTACATCACAACTAAGAGCAAAAGTTGCTTCAGTATCtgataaag TTCAACTGTACCACAATGAGTCACTTGAAGTAATGTTGCAACGATGGACAAAACTTGAACGAGATTTCAAACTGAAGGATGATACCTATGACATCAGTAAGATACCTGATATCTATGATTGTATCAA ATATGATCTTCAACATAATGGAGCTCTCATGGTTGAATATGCAGAATTATACAAAATATCCAAAGCATTGGCAGATGTAGTTATACCTCAG GAATACGGGATGACTAAAAGTGAGAAGCTGGAAATTGCTCTTGGATTTTGCGTTCCTCTTCTGAAGAAGATTAAAGTTGATCTTCAGCGAAACCTGGAGGAAGATACTTACAGACTCAACCCTAg ATATTCTCGTGGTGTTTTATCTCCTGGTCGTCATGTGCGTACCAGACTTTACTTTACAAGTGAGAGTCACATCCATTCACTGCTAACTGCATTACAATATGGTGCTCTATGTGAT ATTGAAATAGATGAGCAATGGAAGCGAGCCATGGAATATGTGGACGCTGTGTCCGAACTCAACTATATGACACAG ATCGTGATCATGTTATACGAAGACCCAAGCGAGCCTCCACAATCCGAGAAGAGGTTCCACATCGAGCTTCACTTCAGTCCGGGAGCAAAAGGGACTCAACCGGATGATAGTTTTCCTCAGGGAGGAGGATTTAGACCGAGTTCAAGACCTCCCAGCAGAGCA CACTCCCCACATAACATATCACCAGAACGCAGAGTGTTGGATGAAAAACACAATTCTCGTTTGAAAACTCAGACACCTGACGAA TCTGCTGCTACTCCTTTCACAATTGGAGACGACTCTGATGTTGAAGACATTAAAGAAGACAATGATGGAGATGATGAGGATGATAATGATGTGGGAGAAACATCGGATGCAGTGAGAGCATTCCTAAGGAAGAGCAAACCTCATAGATCAGCTCCTCCACCTGCTGTACATATAAAGCAACAA GAAGTTGCGAGAAAATACAGTGGTCGCCTTCACAGGCCCTCACAATTATATGAAGATGTTTACGCCACTAACTTGCTTAGACAATATGGTGTACAAGGTGGATTAG GTTCTCAAAGCAGTTTGTTCAGTAACAGGGTATTAGCTGGTACCTCATCATCTGTGCCAAGCTTACAGAAAGGAAATGAAACAACCTTTGAACGTAAATTATCAGCTACAGACCTTACTGAAT gCATCGATGGTCACTCGATGGCACCATCTATCCGTCCATTAGAAACGTTACACAATTCTCTTTCCTTGAAACAAATGAACGACTTTTTGGACAAAGTGGTTCAG ATGGAAAATATCAAGCACTCCAAGTGA
- the LOC100182708 gene encoding inositol hexakisphosphate and diphosphoinositol-pentakisphosphate kinase 2 isoform X8, with product MDDSNTPTDDFDSDIDNFNDLQFHQQKQIIVGICAMAKKTKSKPMQEILNRLQLFEYIHINIFDEDDVMNKPVSEWPHCDCLISFQSSETISGFPLKKAVEYTELRQPFLINDLETQFAIQDRREVYNILRKNGIETPRYALCDRSTGKGGNFEEYEDHIVVGNEVFHKPFVEKPIDAEDHNIHIYYPSSAGGGCQKLFRKIGNRSSQYSTQSCVRRTGSYIYEDFMPTDGTDVKVYTVGADYAHAEARKSPALDGKVERDSEGKEVRFPVILSAKEKLIARQVCLAFKQTVCGFDFLRAHGKSFVCDVNGFSFVKNSMKYYDDCAKVLGNIIMRDLAPQFHIPWSITTDAEDIPIVPTTSGSMMELRCVIAIIRHGDRTPKQKMKMEVRHQKFFDLFTKYNGHKTGKLKLKRPKQLQEVLDVARWLLVEPNAILKEKQHKVEQLKSVLEMYGHFSGINRKVQFKYMSSSRNVTSSSEDVSTDQQSYSGPSLLLILKWGGELTPAGRMQAEELGRAFRCMYPGGQVSGEVTGDYAGFPGCGLLRLHSTYRHDLKIYASDEGRVQMTAAAFAKGLLALEGELTPILVQMVKSANMNGLLDNEGDNLSDCQQKVKTKLQELLNKKGAITEEDIKQIAPLPSQSINKAISYLSNPLEKCAQMYKLMKSFTSQLRAKVASVSDKVQLYHNESLEVMLQRWTKLERDFKLKDDTYDISKIPDIYDCIKYDLQHNGALMVEYAELYKISKALADVVIPQEYGMTKSEKLEIALGFCVPLLKKIKVDLQRNLEEDTYRLNPRYSRGVLSPGRHVRTRLYFTSESHIHSLLTALQYGALCDIEIDEQWKRAMEYVDAVSELNYMTQIVIMLYEDPSEPPQSEKRFHIELHFSPGAKGTQPDDSFPQGGGFRPSSRPPSRAHSPHNISPERRVLDEKHNSRLKTQTPDESAATPFTIGDDSDVEDIKEDNDGDDEDDNDVGETSDAVRAFLRKSKPHRSAPPPAVHIKQQEVARKYSGRLHRPSQLYEDVYATNLLRQYGVQGGLGSQSSLFSNRVLAGTSSSVPSLQKGNETTFERKLSATDLTECIDGHSMAPSIRPLETLHNSLSLKQMNDFLDKVVQMENIKHSK from the exons ATGGATGACAGTAACACCCCAACCGATGACTTTGACTCTGACATTGATAATTTTAATGAT ttaCAGTTTCACCAGCAGAAACAAATCATTGTTGGAATTTGTGCAATGGCcaagaaaacaaaatcaaaaccaATGCAAGAAATATTGAATCGGTTGCAGCTTTTCGAATATATTCATATCAATATATTTGATGAAGATGATGTTATGAATAAACCTGTATCTGAATGGCCACACTGCGACTGCCTTATTTCATTTCAGTCAAGTG AAACCATTTCAGGGTTTCCACTCAAAAAAGCAGTGGAATATACTGAACTGCGTCAGCCATTTTTGATCAATGACTTGGAAACACAGTTTGCGATTCAGGACAGACGagaagtttataatattttgagaAAAAATGGAATTGAAACTCCACGCTATGCACTTTGTGATAGAAGCACTGGAAAAG GCGGCAATTTTGAGGAATATGAAGATCACATTGTAGTTGGGAATGAGGTTTTTCATAAACCATTTGTTGAGAAGCCTATAGATGCTGAAGATCACAACATACATATTTACTATCCTTCCTCTGCTGGTGGTGGATGCCAGAAGCTGTTTCGAAAA ATTGGGAACCGTAGCAGTCAATATTCAACACAAAGTTGCGTAAGACGTACTggttcatatatatatgaagatTTCATGCCAACTGATGGAACAGATGTGAAG GTGTACACAGTAGGGGCTGACTATGCTCACGCTGAAGCTCGTAAATCACCTGCACTTGATGGTAAAGTAGAAAGAGACAGTGAGGGTAAAGAAGTGAGATTCCCTGTCATTTTATCAGCCAAGGAGAAACTTATTGCAAGACAAGTTTGCCTTGCTTTCAAG CAAACAGTTTGTGGGTTTGATTTCCTTCGAGCTCATGGCAAGTCATTTGTATGTGATGTCAATGGCTTCAGTTTTGTAAAGAATTCAATGAAATATTACGACGACTGTGCAAAAGTTTTGGg GAACATTATAATGAGAGACTTGGCACCTCAGTTCCATATACCATGGTCCATTACAACAGATGCTGAAGATATACCAATAGTACCAACCACTTCTGGATCTAT gATGGAATTACGTTGTGTGATAGCAATTATAAGGCACGGAGATCGGACACCAAAACAAAAGATGAAAATGGAAGTTAGACATCAAAA GTTCTTCGACCTTTTCACGAAATACAACGGTCACAAGACAGGAAAATTGAAGTTAAAACGACCAAAGCAACTTCAAGAAGTGTTAGATGTTGCTCGTTGGTTGCTTGTGGAACCAAAtgctattttaaaagaaaaacaacataaagTAGAACAACTTAAAAGTGTTTTGGAAAT GTATGGACACTTCTCTGGCATAAACAGGAAAGTTCAATTCAAGTACATGTCATCAAGTAGAAATGTGACGTCAAGTTCAGAAGATG TTTCCACAGACCAGCAGTCATATAGTGGGCCATCTTTACTTCTAATATTAAAATGGGGAGGAGAACTAACACCAGCAGGTCGTATGCAAGCAGAAGAATTAGGTCGAGCATTCCGTTGCATGTATCCTGGTGGACAAG TCAGTGGAGAAGTAACAG GTGATTATGCTGGTTTCCCTGGCTGTGGATTGCTACGTTTACACAGCACATACCGACATGACCTTAAAATATATGCTTCTGATGAAGGCAGGGTGCAAATGACAGCTGCTGCTTTTGCAAAG GGTTTGCTTGCTCTTGAAGGCGAACTTACACCTATCCTTGTGCAGATGGTTAAGAGTGCTAACATGAATGGGTTGTTGGACAATGAAGGCGACAACTTAAGTGACTGCCAACAAAA GGTGAAAACCAAACTGCAAGAACTACTGAACAAGAAGGGAGCTATAACGGAAGAAGACATCAAACAG aTTGCCCCCCTACCCTCACAATCTATAAACAAAGCAATCAGCTATCTCTCCAATCCACTGGAGAAATGTGCACAGATGTATAAACTAATGAAGTCATTTACATCACAACTAAGAGCAAAAGTTGCTTCAGTATCtgataaag TTCAACTGTACCACAATGAGTCACTTGAAGTAATGTTGCAACGATGGACAAAACTTGAACGAGATTTCAAACTGAAGGATGATACCTATGACATCAGTAAGATACCTGATATCTATGATTGTATCAA ATATGATCTTCAACATAATGGAGCTCTCATGGTTGAATATGCAGAATTATACAAAATATCCAAAGCATTGGCAGATGTAGTTATACCTCAG GAATACGGGATGACTAAAAGTGAGAAGCTGGAAATTGCTCTTGGATTTTGCGTTCCTCTTCTGAAGAAGATTAAAGTTGATCTTCAGCGAAACCTGGAGGAAGATACTTACAGACTCAACCCTAg ATATTCTCGTGGTGTTTTATCTCCTGGTCGTCATGTGCGTACCAGACTTTACTTTACAAGTGAGAGTCACATCCATTCACTGCTAACTGCATTACAATATGGTGCTCTATGTGAT ATTGAAATAGATGAGCAATGGAAGCGAGCCATGGAATATGTGGACGCTGTGTCCGAACTCAACTATATGACACAG ATCGTGATCATGTTATACGAAGACCCAAGCGAGCCTCCACAATCCGAGAAGAGGTTCCACATCGAGCTTCACTTCAGTCCGGGAGCAAAAGGGACTCAACCGGATGATAGTTTTCCTCAGGGAGGAGGATTTAGACCGAGTTCAAGACCTCCCAGCAGAGCA CACTCCCCACATAACATATCACCAGAACGCAGAGTGTTGGATGAAAAACACAATTCTCGTTTGAAAACTCAGACACCTGACGAA TCTGCTGCTACTCCTTTCACAATTGGAGACGACTCTGATGTTGAAGACATTAAAGAAGACAATGATGGAGATGATGAGGATGATAATGATGTGGGAGAAACATCGGATGCAGTGAGAGCATTCCTAAGGAAGAGCAAACCTCATAGATCAGCTCCTCCACCTGCTGTACATATAAAGCAACAA GAAGTTGCGAGAAAATACAGTGGTCGCCTTCACAGGCCCTCACAATTATATGAAGATGTTTACGCCACTAACTTGCTTAGACAATATGGTGTACAAGGTGGATTAG GTTCTCAAAGCAGTTTGTTCAGTAACAGGGTATTAGCTGGTACCTCATCATCTGTGCCAAGCTTACAGAAAGGAAATGAAACAACCTTTGAACGTAAATTATCAGCTACAGACCTTACTGAAT gCATCGATGGTCACTCGATGGCACCATCTATCCGTCCATTAGAAACGTTACACAATTCTCTTTCCTTGAAACAAATGAACGACTTTTTGGACAAAGTGGTTCAG ATGGAAAATATCAAGCACTCCAAGTGA
- the LOC100182708 gene encoding inositol hexakisphosphate and diphosphoinositol-pentakisphosphate kinase 2 isoform X1 has protein sequence MDDSNTPTDDFDSDIDNFNDLQFHQQKQIIVGICAMAKKTKSKPMQEILNRLQLFEYIHINIFDEDDVMNKPVSEWPHCDCLISFQSSETISGFPLKKAVEYTELRQPFLINDLETQFAIQDRREVYNILRKNGIETPRYALCDRSTGKGGNFEEYEDHIVVGNEVFHKPFVEKPIDAEDHNIHIYYPSSAGGGCQKLFRKIGNRSSQYSTQSCVRRTGSYIYEDFMPTDGTDVKVYTVGADYAHAEARKSPALDGKVERDSEGKEVRFPVILSAKEKLIARQVCLAFKQTVCGFDFLRAHGKSFVCDVNGFSFVKNSMKYYDDCAKVLGNIIMRDLAPQFHIPWSITTDAEDIPIVPTTSGSMMELRCVIAIIRHGDRTPKQKMKMEVRHQKFFDLFTKYNGHKTGKLKLKRPKQLQEVLDVARWLLVEPNAILKEKQHKVEQLKSVLEMYGHFSGINRKVQFKYMSSSRNVTSSSEDVSTDQQSYSGPSLLLILKWGGELTPAGRMQAEELGRAFRCMYPGGQVSGEVTGDYAGFPGCGLLRLHSTYRHDLKIYASDEGRVQMTAAAFAKGLLALEGELTPILVQMVKSANMNGLLDNEGDNLSDCQQNLLHRDEDCNDLVGRKQSVVKTKLQELLNKKGAITEEDIKQIAPLPSQSINKAISYLSNPLEKCAQMYKLMKSFTSQLRAKVASVSDKVQLYHNESLEVMLQRWTKLERDFKLKDDTYDISKIPDIYDCIKYDLQHNGALMVEYAELYKISKALADVVIPQEYGMTKSEKLEIALGFCVPLLKKIKVDLQRNLEEDTYRLNPRYSRGVLSPGRHVRTRLYFTSESHIHSLLTALQYGALCDIEIDEQWKRAMEYVDAVSELNYMTQIVIMLYEDPSEPPQSEKRFHIELHFSPGAKGTQPDDSFPQGGGFRPSSRPPSRAHSPHNISPERRVLDEKHNSRLKTQTPDESAATPFTIGDDSDVEDIKEDNDGDDEDDNDVGETSDAVRAFLRKSKPHRSAPPPAVHIKQQEVARKYSGRLHRPSQLYEDVYATNLLRQYGVQGGLGSQSSLFSNRVLAGTSSSVPSLQKGNETTFERKLSATDLTECIDGHSMAPSIRPLETLHNSLSLKQMNDFLDKVVQMENIKHSK, from the exons ATGGATGACAGTAACACCCCAACCGATGACTTTGACTCTGACATTGATAATTTTAATGAT ttaCAGTTTCACCAGCAGAAACAAATCATTGTTGGAATTTGTGCAATGGCcaagaaaacaaaatcaaaaccaATGCAAGAAATATTGAATCGGTTGCAGCTTTTCGAATATATTCATATCAATATATTTGATGAAGATGATGTTATGAATAAACCTGTATCTGAATGGCCACACTGCGACTGCCTTATTTCATTTCAGTCAAGTG AAACCATTTCAGGGTTTCCACTCAAAAAAGCAGTGGAATATACTGAACTGCGTCAGCCATTTTTGATCAATGACTTGGAAACACAGTTTGCGATTCAGGACAGACGagaagtttataatattttgagaAAAAATGGAATTGAAACTCCACGCTATGCACTTTGTGATAGAAGCACTGGAAAAG GCGGCAATTTTGAGGAATATGAAGATCACATTGTAGTTGGGAATGAGGTTTTTCATAAACCATTTGTTGAGAAGCCTATAGATGCTGAAGATCACAACATACATATTTACTATCCTTCCTCTGCTGGTGGTGGATGCCAGAAGCTGTTTCGAAAA ATTGGGAACCGTAGCAGTCAATATTCAACACAAAGTTGCGTAAGACGTACTggttcatatatatatgaagatTTCATGCCAACTGATGGAACAGATGTGAAG GTGTACACAGTAGGGGCTGACTATGCTCACGCTGAAGCTCGTAAATCACCTGCACTTGATGGTAAAGTAGAAAGAGACAGTGAGGGTAAAGAAGTGAGATTCCCTGTCATTTTATCAGCCAAGGAGAAACTTATTGCAAGACAAGTTTGCCTTGCTTTCAAG CAAACAGTTTGTGGGTTTGATTTCCTTCGAGCTCATGGCAAGTCATTTGTATGTGATGTCAATGGCTTCAGTTTTGTAAAGAATTCAATGAAATATTACGACGACTGTGCAAAAGTTTTGGg GAACATTATAATGAGAGACTTGGCACCTCAGTTCCATATACCATGGTCCATTACAACAGATGCTGAAGATATACCAATAGTACCAACCACTTCTGGATCTAT gATGGAATTACGTTGTGTGATAGCAATTATAAGGCACGGAGATCGGACACCAAAACAAAAGATGAAAATGGAAGTTAGACATCAAAA GTTCTTCGACCTTTTCACGAAATACAACGGTCACAAGACAGGAAAATTGAAGTTAAAACGACCAAAGCAACTTCAAGAAGTGTTAGATGTTGCTCGTTGGTTGCTTGTGGAACCAAAtgctattttaaaagaaaaacaacataaagTAGAACAACTTAAAAGTGTTTTGGAAAT GTATGGACACTTCTCTGGCATAAACAGGAAAGTTCAATTCAAGTACATGTCATCAAGTAGAAATGTGACGTCAAGTTCAGAAGATG TTTCCACAGACCAGCAGTCATATAGTGGGCCATCTTTACTTCTAATATTAAAATGGGGAGGAGAACTAACACCAGCAGGTCGTATGCAAGCAGAAGAATTAGGTCGAGCATTCCGTTGCATGTATCCTGGTGGACAAG TCAGTGGAGAAGTAACAG GTGATTATGCTGGTTTCCCTGGCTGTGGATTGCTACGTTTACACAGCACATACCGACATGACCTTAAAATATATGCTTCTGATGAAGGCAGGGTGCAAATGACAGCTGCTGCTTTTGCAAAG GGTTTGCTTGCTCTTGAAGGCGAACTTACACCTATCCTTGTGCAGATGGTTAAGAGTGCTAACATGAATGGGTTGTTGGACAATGAAGGCGACAACTTAAGTGACTGCCAACAAAA CCTTCTTCACAGAGATGAGGATTGCAATGATCTGGTTGGACGAAAGCAATCTGT GGTGAAAACCAAACTGCAAGAACTACTGAACAAGAAGGGAGCTATAACGGAAGAAGACATCAAACAG aTTGCCCCCCTACCCTCACAATCTATAAACAAAGCAATCAGCTATCTCTCCAATCCACTGGAGAAATGTGCACAGATGTATAAACTAATGAAGTCATTTACATCACAACTAAGAGCAAAAGTTGCTTCAGTATCtgataaag TTCAACTGTACCACAATGAGTCACTTGAAGTAATGTTGCAACGATGGACAAAACTTGAACGAGATTTCAAACTGAAGGATGATACCTATGACATCAGTAAGATACCTGATATCTATGATTGTATCAA ATATGATCTTCAACATAATGGAGCTCTCATGGTTGAATATGCAGAATTATACAAAATATCCAAAGCATTGGCAGATGTAGTTATACCTCAG GAATACGGGATGACTAAAAGTGAGAAGCTGGAAATTGCTCTTGGATTTTGCGTTCCTCTTCTGAAGAAGATTAAAGTTGATCTTCAGCGAAACCTGGAGGAAGATACTTACAGACTCAACCCTAg ATATTCTCGTGGTGTTTTATCTCCTGGTCGTCATGTGCGTACCAGACTTTACTTTACAAGTGAGAGTCACATCCATTCACTGCTAACTGCATTACAATATGGTGCTCTATGTGAT ATTGAAATAGATGAGCAATGGAAGCGAGCCATGGAATATGTGGACGCTGTGTCCGAACTCAACTATATGACACAG ATCGTGATCATGTTATACGAAGACCCAAGCGAGCCTCCACAATCCGAGAAGAGGTTCCACATCGAGCTTCACTTCAGTCCGGGAGCAAAAGGGACTCAACCGGATGATAGTTTTCCTCAGGGAGGAGGATTTAGACCGAGTTCAAGACCTCCCAGCAGAGCA CACTCCCCACATAACATATCACCAGAACGCAGAGTGTTGGATGAAAAACACAATTCTCGTTTGAAAACTCAGACACCTGACGAA TCTGCTGCTACTCCTTTCACAATTGGAGACGACTCTGATGTTGAAGACATTAAAGAAGACAATGATGGAGATGATGAGGATGATAATGATGTGGGAGAAACATCGGATGCAGTGAGAGCATTCCTAAGGAAGAGCAAACCTCATAGATCAGCTCCTCCACCTGCTGTACATATAAAGCAACAA GAAGTTGCGAGAAAATACAGTGGTCGCCTTCACAGGCCCTCACAATTATATGAAGATGTTTACGCCACTAACTTGCTTAGACAATATGGTGTACAAGGTGGATTAG GTTCTCAAAGCAGTTTGTTCAGTAACAGGGTATTAGCTGGTACCTCATCATCTGTGCCAAGCTTACAGAAAGGAAATGAAACAACCTTTGAACGTAAATTATCAGCTACAGACCTTACTGAAT gCATCGATGGTCACTCGATGGCACCATCTATCCGTCCATTAGAAACGTTACACAATTCTCTTTCCTTGAAACAAATGAACGACTTTTTGGACAAAGTGGTTCAG ATGGAAAATATCAAGCACTCCAAGTGA